The Halalkalicoccus subterraneus genome includes a window with the following:
- the gvpA gene encoding gas vesicle protein GvpA, with the protein MSQARPSTSSLAEVLDRILDKGAVIDIWVRVSLVGIEILTVEARVVIASVDTFLHYAREISKIEQAEEEGDLDDLEDIEIEASAESA; encoded by the coding sequence ATGAGTCAAGCAAGACCAAGCACGTCCAGTCTCGCGGAGGTACTCGATCGTATTCTCGACAAGGGCGCGGTTATCGACATCTGGGTTCGCGTTTCGCTCGTCGGAATCGAGATCCTTACCGTCGAGGCCCGTGTCGTGATCGCGTCGGTCGACACCTTCCTGCACTACGCAAGGGAGATATCGAAGATCGAACAAGCGGAGGAGGAAGGTGACTTAGACGACCTCGAAGACATCGAGATCGAGGCGTCAGCCGAATCCGCATAA
- the gvpO gene encoding gas vesicle protein GvpO, halophile-type translates to MSAAESDDGQCTALTTDGKRCTRPAQDDGFCYQHGPDDETIDNQQSESSDMAEQESVSGTEIGTVREKIRQVAEDLIGRPLVSVVSVDRDRNRGDDEGEDGWVAAVEILERKSVPDTQDILGRYEISLGSDHEITGYRRTHRYRRDDMDQDI, encoded by the coding sequence ATGTCCGCCGCGGAGTCAGACGACGGACAGTGCACAGCGCTTACCACGGACGGGAAGCGCTGTACCCGGCCGGCACAGGACGACGGGTTCTGTTACCAGCACGGCCCCGACGACGAGACGATCGACAACCAACAATCGGAGAGCTCAGATATGGCAGAACAAGAATCCGTCTCGGGAACCGAAATCGGGACGGTACGCGAAAAGATCAGGCAGGTCGCAGAGGACCTCATCGGTCGCCCGCTCGTCAGCGTCGTCTCCGTCGACCGCGACCGAAACCGGGGCGACGACGAAGGTGAGGACGGTTGGGTCGCCGCAGTCGAGATCCTCGAACGAAAGAGCGTCCCCGACACACAAGACATCCTCGGTCGCTACGAGATCTCGCTCGGTTCCGACCACGAGATCACCGGCTACCGTCGGACTCACCGGTATCGCCGTGACGACATGGATCAGGACATCTGA
- the gvpH gene encoding gas vesicle protein GvpH, translated as MTPDDNHRETSSLFDVLRHVVETLQDAERSDTGRKTGSGSVSGKRTRSDYNFSVSTGPDPDSLAERLGIEDDTGESSGEFTSGSSQEYHVDVRESENSVVVLADLPRATAEGVTAGIDRERNELVIGIEGEVVERIGLGSADIDVADSSFRNGVLEVRLRTASDGDRS; from the coding sequence ATGACACCAGACGACAACCACCGCGAGACTTCATCGCTGTTCGACGTCCTCAGACACGTCGTCGAGACGCTCCAGGACGCAGAACGAAGCGACACGGGGCGAAAAACCGGAAGCGGAAGCGTCTCGGGCAAACGCACTCGATCCGACTACAACTTCAGCGTAAGCACGGGGCCGGATCCCGACAGCCTCGCGGAGCGCCTCGGAATCGAGGACGACACGGGAGAGTCCTCGGGCGAGTTCACGTCCGGCTCCAGCCAGGAGTACCACGTCGACGTACGCGAATCCGAGAACAGCGTAGTGGTGCTCGCGGACCTCCCGCGTGCGACCGCCGAAGGCGTCACCGCCGGTATCGACCGGGAGCGAAACGAGCTGGTGATCGGGATCGAGGGCGAGGTCGTCGAGCGGATCGGTCTCGGGAGCGCCGACATCGACGTCGCCGATTCGTCGTTCCGAAACGGCGTTCTGGAGGTCCGCCTGCGAACCGCCTCGGACGGGGACCGATCATGA
- a CDS encoding alpha,alpha-trehalose-phosphate synthase (UDP-forming), producing the protein MSDRELSGPVSSALAERDLLVVSNRQPYAHNYEDGEITVSRPAGGLTAGLDPVMRHAEGTWIAWGDGDADFEAADDGRVEVPPDDPSYTLSRVELSEADLEGYYYGYSNRALWPLCHGMIFPARCDGRDFERYRAVNRRFAETTAEQANEESLIWFQDYHFALAPRFVRQEVPNALVGQFWHIPWPAFETLRVCPQADSLVDGLLANDLLVFHTEEYVENFLDCVTALLPDATVDRETATVAYEGLETTVRAFPLGIDTDRTERLADTEDVWPAVAERYGIADKTVAVGVDRLDYTKGIPERLDAIERFFEEHPDRRGEFTYIQNGSASRSEIESYEYLQQRVDAAVDRVNDRFGTDEWQPVVRIDRMLPEEELYALYRYSDLALVSALRDGMNLVAKEYVASQLDDDGVLLLSEFAGAYEELGEDAVTINPYDTQAFAEAIERAISLPEPERRSRMSALRQEVRAYDLFDWMDDVLETLLACETERDRSTDYA; encoded by the coding sequence ATGAGCGACCGGGAGCTGAGCGGGCCCGTCTCCTCGGCGCTCGCGGAGCGCGACCTCCTCGTCGTCTCGAACCGCCAGCCCTACGCCCACAACTACGAGGACGGTGAGATAACCGTCTCGCGACCCGCCGGCGGGTTGACCGCCGGGCTCGACCCGGTGATGCGCCACGCCGAGGGAACCTGGATCGCGTGGGGCGACGGCGACGCCGACTTCGAGGCCGCTGACGACGGGCGCGTCGAGGTACCCCCTGACGACCCCTCCTACACCCTCTCGCGGGTCGAACTGAGCGAGGCGGACCTCGAAGGGTACTACTACGGCTACAGCAACCGGGCGCTCTGGCCACTCTGTCATGGGATGATCTTCCCCGCCCGCTGTGACGGCCGGGACTTCGAGCGCTATCGCGCAGTCAACCGCCGCTTCGCGGAGACGACGGCCGAGCAGGCGAACGAGGAGAGTCTGATCTGGTTTCAGGACTACCACTTCGCGCTCGCGCCCCGCTTCGTCCGTCAGGAGGTACCGAACGCGCTGGTGGGTCAGTTCTGGCACATCCCCTGGCCCGCCTTCGAGACGCTTCGGGTCTGTCCGCAGGCCGACTCGCTCGTGGACGGGCTGCTCGCAAACGACCTGCTCGTCTTTCACACGGAGGAGTACGTCGAGAACTTCCTCGATTGCGTCACGGCGCTGCTCCCCGACGCAACCGTCGATAGGGAGACGGCGACGGTCGCATACGAGGGGCTCGAGACGACGGTGCGCGCGTTCCCGCTGGGGATCGATACGGACCGAACCGAGCGGCTCGCGGACACCGAGGACGTCTGGCCGGCAGTCGCCGAGCGATACGGGATCGCGGACAAGACGGTGGCCGTCGGGGTTGACCGGCTTGATTACACCAAGGGGATCCCCGAGCGCCTCGACGCGATCGAGCGCTTCTTCGAGGAGCATCCCGACCGGCGCGGCGAGTTCACGTACATCCAGAACGGGTCGGCGAGCCGTAGCGAGATCGAGAGCTACGAGTACCTCCAACAGCGCGTCGACGCCGCAGTCGACCGGGTCAACGACCGCTTCGGGACCGACGAGTGGCAACCGGTCGTCCGTATCGACAGGATGCTCCCGGAGGAGGAACTCTACGCGCTGTATCGCTACAGCGACCTCGCGCTCGTCAGCGCGCTTCGCGACGGGATGAACCTCGTCGCAAAGGAGTACGTCGCCTCCCAGCTCGATGACGACGGCGTCCTGTTGCTCTCGGAGTTCGCGGGCGCATACGAGGAACTCGGCGAGGACGCGGTGACGATCAACCCCTACGACACGCAAGCGTTCGCCGAGGCGATCGAGCGCGCCATCTCGCTGCCCGAACCCGAGCGTCGCTCGCGGATGAGCGCCCTCCGTCAGGAGGTGCGCGCGTACGACCTGTTCGACTGGATGGACGACGTTCTCGAGACGCTACTTGCCTGCGAAACCGAGCGCGATCGCTCGACCGACTATGCCTGA
- the otsB gene encoding trehalose-phosphatase, which produces MPEQVPDSTRPFGVAREEIRRRVESAEGLLFCTDFDGTLAPIEPEPDDAEITPENKTLLRRIREAENTRVAVISGRALADVSERVGLEGLTYAGNHGLELRRGERSVVHPIAAKHRERIERICTILESRLSGIEGTHIENKTVTATVHYRNAPDDAIRDVRDIVRSVVSGAGDGRLRRTDGKEIVEIRPEVRWNKGMVISLLAEDYPNWLPVYVGDDTTDESAFRSVAEGLSVYVGEDRSNATYRIPAQAEVSSRLTSIAEWYTTD; this is translated from the coding sequence ATGCCTGAACAAGTCCCCGATTCGACCCGACCCTTCGGCGTCGCGCGCGAGGAGATCCGACGCCGCGTCGAGTCCGCGGAGGGGTTACTTTTCTGTACGGACTTCGACGGGACGCTCGCGCCCATCGAACCGGAGCCCGACGACGCGGAGATCACGCCGGAGAACAAAACACTACTGCGGAGGATCCGGGAGGCGGAGAACACGCGGGTCGCCGTCATCAGCGGGCGGGCGCTGGCGGACGTCAGCGAGCGCGTCGGCCTCGAGGGTCTCACGTACGCCGGCAATCACGGTCTCGAACTCCGTCGCGGGGAGCGGTCGGTCGTCCACCCGATCGCCGCGAAACACCGCGAGCGGATCGAGCGGATCTGTACGATCCTCGAGTCGCGCTTGTCGGGAATCGAGGGAACGCATATCGAGAACAAGACCGTCACAGCAACCGTCCACTACCGCAACGCCCCTGACGACGCGATACGCGACGTTCGCGATATCGTCCGGTCGGTCGTCTCCGGAGCCGGCGACGGGCGACTCCGCCGAACCGACGGCAAGGAGATCGTCGAGATCCGCCCGGAGGTACGCTGGAACAAGGGGATGGTGATCTCGCTGCTGGCCGAGGATTACCCGAACTGGCTTCCGGTGTACGTCGGCGACGACACCACCGACGAGTCGGCGTTCAGAAGCGTCGCTGAGGGTCTCTCAGTCTACGTCGGCGAGGACCGGTCGAACGCGACGTACCGGATCCCGGCCCAGGCGGAGGTCAGTTCGCGCCTGACCTCGATCGCGGAGTGGTACACGACGGACTGA
- a CDS encoding carboxypeptidase regulatory-like domain-containing protein has protein sequence MGDDSIIDDDGADARVILPDGGDAEDEEGGDEATDTGDTEDSTGDTNGENESDGEEGAEDGENDGNENEADGDEEGTADAEDEDGSEEEDEASGDEQATRELTVTVENTDGDPVSGAPLTVESKDMGVIEGLLDDPQTTETDESGEATFEVGDAEYSVETEVDGEEAEERIEIDGDDETVTLSLDTETAEADEASEEEAESEADGEEEEGKEDEDAEGGEEDEEDEDADESNELTVTVETNEGEYLQGATVTVENKDDAFGGGDQQDTGSDGEATFLIEGGEYAVSVDADEGGAEDRIAVDGDEAVTLTVVPDEEFYELTVVVQDEEGEPVPAASITVESEDMGVIEGFRGQPSEAETDDGGQSSFDLTEGQYTVTVEKDNETNDQAVEIDGGDEEATLTLTVEEDEEDEEEEGRVGPKEAEGEVDEDESASHGTDRGSTVLYLDLEGLFLDLLGLEVDLHEVVLDIRAITGPGNLLGNLLSAVAGLLDSLSGVLNRLLNSVLNLLSYITSPLKWLWNQIKKPLKWARQLLTRVANALSAPIDWLKSVGSRIRDVVTNPLNALGQIWDVLTSPISSLKSALGRLREALPGLPSLPSPREWLAGLGDRIGEAFGAVGDWLGTVANRLGNSLGNVAGWLRDLGSGLLGAITSPFGALSGALDRIRDVLSAPIEWLRGLFGDSEEGEDGEENEGDGDDDGGLLSAVASGISERLRAVRDAIATRLRTVANRISDWLRTVANWLTDPIQTLLSSLPIETILNELLKQLVGKSESDESDEQEGEAAD, from the coding sequence ATGGGTGATGACTCTATAATCGATGACGACGGAGCCGACGCGCGCGTGATACTCCCCGACGGTGGTGATGCCGAGGACGAGGAGGGAGGAGACGAAGCGACCGATACGGGAGACACCGAGGACTCTACTGGGGACACGAACGGCGAGAACGAATCGGACGGTGAGGAGGGGGCCGAGGATGGGGAGAACGACGGCAACGAAAACGAGGCAGACGGCGATGAAGAGGGGACCGCGGACGCCGAAGACGAGGACGGATCGGAGGAGGAAGACGAAGCGAGCGGAGACGAACAGGCGACACGTGAACTGACGGTGACCGTCGAGAACACCGACGGTGACCCCGTTTCGGGCGCTCCCCTCACGGTCGAGAGCAAGGATATGGGCGTTATCGAGGGACTGCTCGATGACCCCCAAACGACCGAAACCGACGAGAGTGGCGAGGCCACCTTCGAGGTGGGGGACGCGGAATACAGCGTCGAGACGGAAGTCGACGGAGAAGAGGCCGAAGAGCGGATCGAGATCGACGGCGACGACGAGACCGTGACGCTCTCTCTCGATACCGAGACGGCAGAAGCGGACGAAGCGTCGGAGGAGGAAGCGGAGTCGGAAGCCGACGGCGAGGAAGAGGAAGGAAAAGAGGACGAAGACGCGGAAGGGGGCGAAGAGGACGAAGAAGATGAAGACGCCGACGAGAGCAACGAGCTGACGGTCACTGTCGAGACCAACGAGGGCGAGTACCTCCAAGGAGCCACCGTCACCGTCGAGAACAAGGACGACGCCTTCGGCGGGGGCGACCAGCAGGACACCGGCTCCGATGGCGAGGCCACCTTCCTCATCGAAGGCGGCGAGTACGCCGTCTCCGTCGACGCCGACGAGGGGGGCGCCGAGGACCGGATCGCCGTCGACGGCGACGAGGCGGTCACACTCACCGTCGTCCCGGACGAGGAGTTCTATGAGCTGACGGTCGTCGTACAGGACGAGGAGGGCGAGCCCGTCCCCGCGGCGTCGATCACGGTCGAGAGCGAGGACATGGGCGTCATCGAGGGCTTTCGCGGGCAGCCCTCCGAGGCCGAAACCGACGATGGTGGCCAGAGCTCCTTCGACCTGACCGAGGGGCAGTATACGGTCACCGTCGAGAAGGACAACGAAACGAACGATCAGGCGGTCGAGATCGACGGCGGCGACGAGGAGGCGACGCTCACCCTCACCGTCGAAGAGGACGAAGAGGACGAAGAAGAGGAGGGGCGGGTCGGGCCGAAGGAAGCGGAAGGTGAGGTCGATGAGGACGAATCCGCGAGTCACGGGACCGACCGCGGATCGACGGTGCTGTATCTCGACCTCGAAGGGCTGTTTCTCGATCTCCTCGGACTCGAAGTCGACCTCCACGAGGTCGTACTGGACATCCGGGCGATCACCGGACCGGGGAACCTCCTCGGCAACCTGCTGTCGGCGGTCGCGGGACTGTTGGATTCCCTGTCGGGGGTACTCAACCGGCTGCTCAACTCCGTGTTGAACCTGTTGAGCTACATCACCTCGCCGCTCAAGTGGCTCTGGAACCAGATCAAAAAGCCGCTCAAGTGGGCACGCCAGCTGCTGACACGGGTCGCGAACGCGCTTTCGGCCCCGATCGACTGGCTGAAAAGCGTTGGAAGTCGGATCCGGGACGTCGTGACCAACCCCCTCAACGCGCTGGGACAGATCTGGGACGTCTTGACGTCGCCGATCAGCTCCCTGAAGAGCGCGCTCGGTCGACTCCGCGAGGCGCTGCCCGGCCTGCCGTCCCTGCCGTCGCCGCGCGAGTGGCTGGCGGGGCTCGGAGACCGGATCGGGGAGGCGTTCGGCGCGGTCGGCGACTGGCTGGGTACCGTCGCCAACCGCCTCGGCAACTCGCTTGGAAACGTGGCCGGCTGGCTGCGCGATCTCGGTAGTGGGCTCTTGGGCGCGATCACCTCTCCGTTCGGCGCGCTCAGTGGCGCGCTGGATCGGATTCGAGACGTCCTCTCGGCGCCGATCGAGTGGCTTCGCGGGCTGTTCGGGGACAGCGAAGAGGGCGAAGACGGTGAAGAGAACGAAGGCGACGGAGACGACGATGGTGGACTCCTGAGCGCTGTCGCAAGCGGCATCTCGGAGCGACTACGCGCCGTTCGGGACGCGATCGCGACCCGGCTGCGAACCGTTGCGAATCGGATCTCGGACTGGCTGCGCACCGTCGCAAACTGGCTCACCGATCCGATCCAGACGCTGCTCTCGTCGCTTCCGATCGAGACGATTCTGAACGAGCTGCTCAAGCAACTGGTCGGGAAATCCGAGAGCGACGAGTCGGACGAACAGGAGGGGGAAGCGGCCGACTGA
- a CDS encoding GvpL/GvpF family gas vesicle protein, whose protein sequence is MTDDDSLYVYGVIENEDLDLEIEGVNGADHAYTVDYQSLSAVVSDIDTVEPERSDENVKNHDEVLQTVLEYDGGRTIVPMSFGMGFKDKRTLKNLLRNARPVFTRTLREIDGMVELGLKVLTEDDASFDREGVVADVEGRFDPISVNMVENELFSDRLVINRSYLVERADREAFNEAVSEFEDTHEELLVQYTGPWAPYNFVDIEISAQR, encoded by the coding sequence ATGACCGACGATGATTCACTCTACGTCTACGGCGTGATCGAAAACGAGGACCTCGACCTCGAGATCGAGGGCGTCAACGGGGCGGATCACGCCTACACGGTCGACTACCAGTCGCTCTCGGCGGTCGTCTCGGACATCGACACGGTCGAGCCCGAACGCAGCGACGAGAACGTCAAAAACCACGACGAGGTGCTTCAGACGGTCCTCGAATACGACGGCGGCCGAACGATCGTCCCGATGAGCTTCGGGATGGGATTTAAAGACAAACGCACGCTGAAGAACCTGCTTCGCAACGCCCGACCGGTCTTTACGCGCACGCTCCGGGAGATCGACGGGATGGTCGAACTCGGGCTCAAGGTGCTGACCGAGGACGACGCGTCGTTCGACCGCGAGGGGGTCGTCGCGGACGTCGAGGGACGCTTCGACCCGATAAGCGTTAACATGGTGGAGAACGAACTGTTCAGCGATCGACTCGTGATCAACCGATCCTATCTCGTCGAACGCGCCGATCGTGAGGCGTTCAACGAGGCCGTCAGCGAGTTCGAGGACACCCACGAGGAGCTGTTGGTCCAGTACACCGGCCCGTGGGCGCCCTACAACTTCGTCGACATCGAGATCAGCGCCCAACGGTAA
- the gvpG gene encoding gas vesicle protein GvpG — translation MFIVDDILFQPFISILDAIHTLAVTEMYDIEAIQNELKENQLLYELGDRDEAEYAERKAELEAELETAELAHEQLDNKNIQIQQ, via the coding sequence ATGTTCATCGTCGACGACATCCTGTTCCAGCCGTTCATCTCGATCCTCGATGCGATCCACACGCTCGCGGTCACGGAGATGTACGACATCGAGGCGATACAGAACGAGTTGAAGGAAAACCAGTTGCTGTACGAACTCGGCGATCGGGACGAAGCGGAGTACGCGGAGCGAAAAGCCGAACTCGAAGCGGAGCTTGAGACCGCCGAGCTGGCACACGAACAGCTCGATAACAAGAACATCCAGATCCAACAATGA